A genomic segment from Tuwongella immobilis encodes:
- a CDS encoding WD40/YVTN/BNR-like repeat-containing protein encodes MMFRIFAFLGCSVFFVPTLLAQPAALGKTPTANPALKSLEYRNIGPVTGGRVTRVAGVPGDPLTYYAAAASGGVWKSTNGGLTFSPVFDDQSTQSVGSIVVAPSDPNVVYVGSGEANIRGNVIPGNGIYRSTDAGKTWQHVWKQFGQIGQIAVHPTDANIAYAAVLGHAFGPNSERGIFRTTDGGTTWKRVLHRSAHAGASDVVIDPKNPRIVWAGFWQTRRRPWELTSGGPGSGLFVSRDGGDTWDALHEEADEIGLPKGTWGKVCLAIAPSDSRRMYALIEANEGGLFRSDDGGESWDRINGDHILRQRAWYFSTITVDPLNRDVVYFPQVALLKSIDGGKTVRRLLGTHHMDHHDLWVDPKNPRRMIVATDGGVDISTNGGESWFAPPLPIAQFYHVAVDSRTPFHVMGNMQDMGTAWGPSHSLASAGIRISDWEQVGGGETGFTVPDPFDPDILYSGEYGGILTRFDRRTGQANLITAWPFNPSGFAPAELKYRYQWTAPLMASKRQRGTIYHGANVLFASQDRGMSWKVISPDLTRNDATKQRWSGGPITGDNTGVEVFNTIFALAEGVPDRDGQYALWVGSDDGLVHVSRDQGKSWKNVTAGMEDLPEWGTITCIEPSPTDPNTAYVVVDAHRLDDYHAYLWVTRDLGKSWTRLAADLPEGAYLQVIRADPKQAGLLYLGTQSGLMISRNDGRTWEPLRLNMPRVPVSDLALTEHALVVATLGRGIWILDDLTPVREWKPTLGRQPVHLFPPVPAIRWRLRDEISHLTEGYTMPNPANGAEIFYSLGHKTEKRFMLEIFDAQQKLIDRFDSTEGEEPDETLPDGPPMMEIKEALTNEPGVQRFVWNLRHRPAKVIPGAKVDAGNPAEGPLVAPGEYTVKLTVGDQTQSAVLRVLPDPRLRDMGRGTVPMPRLPDGNEPGKDAAAKPAGNAVANAAAKMFPEAGPNVPEKLSESLALRLRDGISTLTGMVKQIRSLKQQLNVHDDTLEGDDSPEVEAWRKLAKPLRAELNALEEKLHNPRAKVVYDILAQKGGAKLYSQLAYLYAFTTSADGPPAQGLLELSEQMLAELKEHTAAFAKLRDGELAKLNQLAREKGLPILRLPKIQD; translated from the coding sequence ATGATGTTCCGCATTTTTGCGTTCTTGGGCTGCAGTGTCTTTTTTGTTCCCACTCTGTTGGCTCAGCCAGCTGCGTTGGGCAAGACACCGACTGCCAATCCAGCATTAAAGTCATTAGAATATCGCAATATCGGTCCCGTGACTGGAGGCCGAGTTACTCGCGTCGCCGGAGTGCCGGGCGATCCGCTCACCTATTATGCGGCGGCGGCCAGCGGCGGCGTCTGGAAATCGACCAACGGCGGGCTGACGTTCTCGCCGGTCTTTGATGACCAATCGACGCAGTCGGTTGGCTCGATTGTCGTGGCACCGTCCGACCCCAATGTCGTCTACGTGGGTTCGGGCGAGGCCAACATTCGCGGCAATGTGATTCCTGGCAACGGCATCTATCGATCGACCGATGCCGGCAAAACTTGGCAACATGTCTGGAAGCAATTCGGGCAGATTGGCCAGATTGCCGTGCATCCCACCGATGCGAATATCGCCTACGCCGCCGTGCTGGGCCACGCCTTTGGCCCCAACTCCGAGCGCGGCATCTTCCGCACTACGGACGGCGGCACCACCTGGAAGCGCGTCTTGCATCGCAGTGCCCATGCCGGGGCATCGGATGTGGTCATTGATCCGAAGAATCCGCGCATTGTCTGGGCGGGATTCTGGCAGACGCGCCGCCGACCGTGGGAACTGACCAGCGGCGGGCCGGGCAGCGGCTTGTTCGTCTCGCGCGATGGTGGCGACACTTGGGATGCCCTGCATGAAGAGGCCGACGAAATCGGTCTGCCCAAGGGAACGTGGGGCAAAGTCTGTCTGGCGATTGCGCCCAGCGACAGCCGCCGCATGTATGCGCTCATCGAAGCCAACGAAGGCGGGCTGTTCCGATCCGATGATGGGGGCGAATCGTGGGATCGCATCAACGGCGATCATATTTTGCGGCAACGGGCGTGGTATTTCTCCACGATCACGGTCGATCCGCTCAATCGCGATGTGGTTTATTTCCCGCAGGTGGCGTTGCTCAAATCGATTGACGGCGGCAAAACCGTGCGGCGGCTTCTGGGCACGCATCACATGGATCACCACGATTTGTGGGTCGATCCGAAGAATCCCCGTCGCATGATTGTGGCCACCGATGGCGGCGTGGATATTTCCACCAACGGCGGCGAATCGTGGTTTGCGCCGCCGCTGCCGATTGCCCAGTTCTACCATGTGGCGGTCGATTCTCGCACGCCGTTCCATGTCATGGGCAACATGCAAGATATGGGCACCGCCTGGGGGCCAAGTCACTCGCTGGCATCCGCCGGGATTCGCATTTCCGATTGGGAACAAGTCGGCGGCGGCGAAACCGGCTTCACGGTGCCCGATCCGTTCGACCCGGATATTCTCTATTCCGGCGAGTATGGCGGGATTCTCACGCGGTTTGATCGCCGCACCGGGCAAGCGAATCTGATTACCGCGTGGCCGTTCAATCCGTCGGGATTCGCACCGGCGGAATTGAAGTACCGCTATCAATGGACCGCGCCGTTGATGGCGTCCAAACGGCAACGCGGCACCATCTATCACGGGGCAAACGTGCTATTTGCCTCGCAGGATCGCGGCATGAGTTGGAAGGTCATCAGCCCGGATCTCACCCGCAACGATGCCACCAAGCAGCGCTGGAGCGGCGGGCCGATCACCGGCGACAACACCGGCGTGGAAGTGTTCAACACCATCTTCGCACTCGCCGAGGGGGTGCCCGACCGCGATGGGCAATACGCCCTATGGGTGGGCAGCGACGATGGCCTGGTGCATGTCAGCCGCGATCAGGGGAAGAGTTGGAAGAATGTCACCGCAGGGATGGAAGATCTGCCCGAATGGGGGACAATCACCTGCATCGAACCATCGCCGACCGATCCGAATACCGCGTATGTCGTGGTCGATGCCCATCGATTGGATGATTATCATGCGTATCTTTGGGTGACGCGGGATCTCGGGAAGAGCTGGACGCGGTTGGCCGCCGATCTGCCCGAAGGTGCGTATTTGCAGGTGATTCGGGCCGATCCCAAACAGGCGGGATTGCTCTATTTGGGCACGCAATCCGGGCTGATGATTTCTCGCAATGACGGTCGCACCTGGGAACCGCTGCGGCTGAACATGCCTCGAGTGCCGGTGAGCGACTTGGCACTGACCGAACATGCGCTGGTGGTGGCCACGCTGGGGCGGGGCATCTGGATTCTGGACGATCTCACCCCGGTGCGGGAATGGAAGCCGACGTTGGGGCGACAGCCGGTGCATTTGTTCCCGCCGGTGCCCGCGATCCGCTGGCGACTGCGCGACGAGATTTCGCACCTGACCGAAGGCTACACGATGCCCAACCCCGCAAATGGCGCGGAGATTTTCTACAGCCTGGGGCACAAGACCGAAAAGCGCTTCATGCTCGAGATTTTCGACGCCCAACAGAAGCTGATTGATCGGTTTGATAGTACGGAGGGCGAAGAACCGGACGAGACGCTGCCGGATGGTCCGCCGATGATGGAGATCAAAGAGGCACTGACGAATGAGCCTGGGGTGCAGCGATTCGTGTGGAATCTGCGGCATCGCCCGGCGAAAGTGATTCCGGGGGCGAAGGTCGATGCGGGGAATCCGGCGGAAGGTCCGCTCGTGGCACCGGGCGAATATACCGTCAAATTAACCGTTGGTGATCAGACCCAGTCGGCGGTTCTGCGGGTGTTGCCCGACCCGCGATTGCGGGACATGGGGCGGGGGACGGTGCCCATGCCGCGACTGCCGGACGGCAACGAACCGGGCAAAGACGCCGCCGCGAAGCCCGCCGGAAATGCCGTCGCAAATGCCGCCGCGAAAATGTTCCCCGAGGCCGGTCCCAACGTGCCGGAAAAATTATCCGAATCGTTGGCCCTGCGTTTGCGGGATGGCATTTCGACGCTCACCGGAATGGTCAAGCAGATCCGCTCGTTGAAGCAGCAACTCAACGTCCACGATGACACGTTGGAAGGCGATGACTCCCCCGAAGTGGAGGCGTGGCGCAAGTTGGCCAAGCCGCTGCGGGCCGAACTCAACGCGCTGGAAGAGAAGCTGCATAATCCGCGTGCGAAGGTTGTGTACGACATTCTGGCGCAAAAGGGGGGTGCGAAGTTGTATTCGCAACTGGCGTATCTGTATGCGTTTACGACGTCTGCGGATGGTCCGCCTGCCCAGGGATTGCTGGAATTGTCGGAACAAATGCTGGCGGAATTGAAGGAACATACCGCCGCGTTCGCCAAACTGCGCGACGGGGAATTGGCCAAACTCAACCAGCTTGCCCGCGAGAAAGGCTTGCCGATTTTGCGACTGCCAAAGATCCAAGATTGA
- the ispE gene encoding 4-(cytidine 5'-diphospho)-2-C-methyl-D-erythritol kinase gives MILDFSPGGNQPSVHLATPAKVNLFLEIRAKRPDGYHELETLMVPISLYDTLQFQMSPDSQLTLRCSHPDLGNPDENLVLRAARLLRDTVGITTGAQITLTKRIPLAAGLAGGSSDAAATLVGLNRLWNLGLSRPQLLPLAQQLGSDIAFFLGDGAAWCTGRGEVITPCPVAIPLELVLVCPSFGMSTPAVYRALRVPASPIDGTAIRAAVQQGDIDAIAQSLHNRLEEPAQTINPLLADWLERLRNTNATGVRMSGSGSTLFALCRDRTEATRVASAIASEAGSVGAISRVLLVRSCV, from the coding sequence ATGATTCTCGATTTTTCTCCTGGCGGCAACCAACCGAGCGTGCATTTAGCCACGCCGGCGAAGGTGAATCTGTTCCTGGAAATTCGTGCCAAGCGGCCGGATGGTTACCACGAGTTGGAAACGCTCATGGTGCCAATCTCGCTGTACGATACGCTCCAGTTTCAGATGTCGCCCGATTCGCAGCTCACCCTGCGGTGCAGCCATCCAGACCTTGGCAATCCCGATGAGAATTTGGTTCTCCGTGCCGCCCGATTGTTGCGGGACACGGTGGGAATCACAACGGGCGCACAGATCACGCTGACCAAGCGGATTCCGCTGGCGGCGGGGTTGGCCGGTGGTTCTTCGGATGCGGCGGCAACGCTGGTGGGATTGAATCGGCTCTGGAATTTGGGCCTCTCCCGACCGCAACTGCTTCCGTTGGCCCAACAACTGGGTAGCGACATTGCCTTTTTCCTGGGCGATGGCGCGGCTTGGTGTACGGGTCGCGGGGAAGTGATTACGCCCTGTCCGGTAGCGATCCCGTTGGAACTGGTGTTGGTGTGCCCGTCATTTGGCATGTCCACGCCGGCGGTGTATCGAGCGCTGCGGGTGCCCGCATCGCCCATCGATGGCACCGCCATTCGGGCCGCTGTCCAGCAAGGTGACATTGACGCCATCGCGCAATCGTTGCATAACCGGCTGGAAGAGCCTGCCCAGACGATCAATCCGCTGCTCGCCGATTGGCTGGAGCGGCTGCGAAACACGAACGCAACAGGGGTTCGGATGTCCGGGAGCGGCTCCACTCTGTTCGCGCTGTGTCGAGATCGAACGGAAGCCACTCGCGTCGCCTCGGCGATCGCGTCCGAGGCGGGGTCCGTTGGTGCGATATCTCGGGTATTGCTCGTGCGAAGTTGCGTTTAG
- a CDS encoding SpoVG family protein, producing MVITEVRIKLVEENNERLQAFCSVTFDNAFVVRDLKIIEGTKGSFVAMPSRKLTDRCSHCGCKNHLRARFCNACGHKLDEHRAMRDSDGRAKLHADIAHPINSACREIIQSAVIKAYQDERVKAKLPGYVCTYDDYDSDFDENYPLPGAPVEAKLPAQVRSHGAHGPRSTHMNGNDAAATPKAGEDHFGAGII from the coding sequence GTGGTTATCACCGAAGTCCGCATCAAGCTAGTGGAAGAGAACAACGAGCGACTGCAAGCATTCTGCTCGGTGACCTTCGACAACGCCTTCGTGGTGCGGGATCTGAAGATTATCGAAGGGACGAAAGGTTCTTTCGTCGCCATGCCCAGCCGCAAGCTGACGGATCGTTGCTCGCATTGCGGGTGCAAAAATCATCTGCGGGCACGCTTCTGCAACGCCTGCGGTCACAAACTGGACGAACACCGCGCCATGCGGGATTCGGACGGCCGCGCCAAACTGCATGCCGATATCGCTCACCCGATCAACTCGGCCTGCCGCGAAATCATTCAATCGGCCGTCATCAAGGCCTATCAAGACGAACGGGTGAAAGCCAAGCTGCCCGGCTACGTCTGCACCTACGATGACTATGACAGCGACTTTGATGAAAACTACCCGCTGCCCGGTGCACCGGTCGAAGCCAAGTTGCCTGCCCAAGTGCGAAGCCACGGCGCCCATGGCCCGCGTTCCACGCACATGAACGGGAACGATGCCGCCGCCACGCCCAAGGCCGGGGAAGATCATTTTGGCGCCGGAATCATCTAA
- a CDS encoding ABC transporter ATP-binding protein, with protein sequence MQLVLETCIDDTPRVAQLRGLFDLPEQPQMRRVWDVALPLSERDWSIGLITGTSGSGKSSIARHCFPSERGFLWMDDLPPWPSQRAVVDGFPSGMAIREITEWLSTVGFSSPPAWLQPAHTLSTGQRFRADLARLLATAQQQGRIAVCDEFTSVVDRTVAQIGSAAIAKAVRRQRMRFIAITCHADVETWLQPEWRFRPELAQCVESDSGNRPDVGSESAFVWRSVQPRPQIAIDLVRTTTAAWPIFAPHHYLSHRINPAAVCFLALHRGEPIGFSAWINHFSTQGGKREHRTVVMPDWQGVGVGMAMAGTLAGMWRGLGFRATSTTTHPGLIAARYRHPHWLCTRAPSMARPRRLPTSTPRPPSTRVESPRPTPMLRHATQRLTAGFRYIGPAMPPTLARWLLNGTTPFSG encoded by the coding sequence ATGCAACTGGTGCTGGAAACGTGCATCGACGACACGCCGCGCGTCGCGCAGCTTCGCGGGCTGTTTGACCTGCCGGAACAGCCGCAGATGCGCCGCGTGTGGGATGTGGCGTTGCCATTGAGCGAGCGTGATTGGTCGATCGGCCTGATTACCGGCACATCGGGGAGCGGGAAATCGAGCATCGCGCGGCATTGCTTTCCGAGCGAGCGCGGCTTTCTCTGGATGGACGACCTGCCGCCGTGGCCCAGTCAGCGGGCGGTGGTGGACGGCTTCCCCTCCGGCATGGCGATTCGGGAAATTACCGAATGGCTCTCCACGGTGGGCTTTTCCAGTCCGCCGGCGTGGCTGCAACCGGCTCACACGCTCTCCACCGGACAGCGATTTCGCGCGGATTTGGCCCGCCTGCTGGCCACCGCTCAGCAGCAGGGCCGCATCGCCGTGTGCGATGAATTCACCAGCGTGGTCGATCGCACCGTGGCGCAAATCGGCAGCGCGGCCATCGCCAAAGCCGTGCGACGCCAGCGAATGCGATTCATCGCCATTACCTGTCACGCGGATGTCGAGACGTGGTTGCAACCGGAGTGGCGATTTCGACCGGAATTGGCCCAATGCGTGGAATCCGACAGCGGCAATCGGCCCGATGTCGGCAGCGAATCGGCGTTCGTTTGGAGGTCGGTTCAACCCCGCCCACAAATCGCCATCGACTTGGTCCGCACGACGACTGCCGCATGGCCGATCTTCGCACCGCATCATTATTTAAGCCACCGCATCAACCCGGCGGCGGTCTGCTTTCTGGCCTTGCATCGCGGCGAACCGATCGGCTTTTCGGCATGGATTAACCACTTCAGCACGCAAGGCGGGAAGCGCGAGCATCGCACGGTGGTGATGCCCGATTGGCAAGGGGTGGGCGTGGGCATGGCGATGGCGGGGACGCTGGCGGGGATGTGGCGCGGGTTGGGCTTTCGAGCAACCAGCACCACAACGCATCCGGGGCTGATTGCTGCGCGATACCGCCACCCGCACTGGCTCTGCACGCGAGCACCGAGCATGGCCCGTCCGCGTCGGCTCCCGACGTCCACTCCGCGGCCACCATCGACTCGAGTCGAATCGCCACGCCCGACGCCCATGCTGCGACACGCCACGCAACGGCTGACGGCGGGATTTCGCTACATCGGCCCGGCGATGCCGCCGACGCTGGCTCGCTGGCTTCTGAATGGCACAACCCCTTTTTCTGGATGA
- a CDS encoding ParB N-terminal domain-containing protein codes for MTTAHSARPLRNRIREHRLVQARDLLPHPLNWRTHPASQRQSLQAVYDEIGMARSLLAYQRADGQLQLIDGHLRRELTPDAEVMVEILDVTDAEAEQLLLIVDPLAALAGRDDAVLQELHAAAQTDSAILQALFDAVVADCDAPVGAPIGAPVDADSDRDADCEADCDQPPLRDQFLILITCESESQQSDWLDRLSAAGLSAKALLGFGLAEEN; via the coding sequence ATGACTACAGCCCACTCTGCGCGGCCACTGCGCAATCGCATCCGCGAGCATCGTTTGGTTCAGGCGCGGGATTTGCTCCCGCATCCGCTCAACTGGCGGACCCATCCCGCATCGCAACGGCAATCGCTGCAAGCGGTTTACGATGAAATCGGCATGGCGCGATCGCTGCTGGCCTATCAACGGGCCGACGGGCAATTGCAACTCATCGATGGGCACTTGCGGCGCGAATTGACGCCCGATGCGGAGGTGATGGTCGAGATTCTCGACGTCACGGATGCAGAAGCGGAGCAACTGCTGCTCATCGTCGATCCGCTGGCGGCACTGGCGGGACGAGATGATGCGGTGCTTCAGGAATTGCACGCCGCCGCACAGACCGATTCCGCCATTTTGCAGGCGTTGTTCGATGCCGTTGTCGCCGATTGCGACGCACCAGTTGGCGCACCAATCGGCGCACCAGTTGACGCCGATTCCGACCGCGATGCGGACTGCGAGGCCGATTGCGATCAACCACCGCTACGCGATCAATTTTTGATCCTGATTACCTGCGAAAGCGAATCGCAACAGTCCGACTGGCTGGATCGATTATCGGCGGCGGGATTATCGGCCAAAGCCTTGCTGGGCTTCGGTCTCGCGGAGGAAAATTGA